Proteins encoded by one window of Xanthomonas sp. DAR 80977:
- a CDS encoding threonine/serine ThrE exporter family protein, translated as MHAAPIANPSSAATYAQRIAFVSEIAGRLHTYGTTAQRLEAAVVALSQQLDLDCEPWSNPTGLILSFSDPTKAIGSSDITRVVRLAPGDNDLHKLSVADNIADAVASGRMSVAQGHTALRQLDRPPGRRWKAMQVLGFGLAAMGVAGLWRLPWLDIATAAAIGLLIGALTQLTDKRPAAKEANEALAALLAGVVAALVATFVAPLNLNSVIIASLVVLLPGMALTNAVNELTSQHWVSGTARFAGAVTTILKLTVGAVIAVTLAQLLGLEPLVRASRPQAVWVEWASLLVAAYAFALLFKANGRDYPWVMAASVAGYAIARFAGEAWGSPVGIFLSAMSLTAAGNLFGRLVQRPGALIRLPGIIMLVPGSASLRGLLTLVQQHDVPGGQSALLAVTYIVMALVAGLLFGNLLVPARKNL; from the coding sequence ATGCACGCCGCGCCCATCGCCAACCCGTCGTCCGCCGCCACCTATGCGCAACGGATCGCCTTCGTCTCCGAGATCGCCGGCCGCCTGCACACCTACGGCACCACCGCGCAGCGCCTGGAAGCGGCGGTGGTGGCGCTGTCGCAGCAGCTGGACCTGGACTGCGAGCCCTGGTCCAACCCGACCGGGCTGATCCTCAGCTTCAGCGATCCGACCAAGGCGATCGGCTCCAGCGACATCACCCGCGTGGTGCGGCTGGCGCCGGGCGACAACGACCTGCACAAGCTCAGCGTGGCCGACAACATCGCCGACGCGGTCGCCAGCGGGCGCATGAGCGTGGCCCAGGGGCATACCGCGCTGCGCCAGCTGGACCGCCCGCCCGGGCGGCGCTGGAAGGCGATGCAGGTGCTCGGCTTCGGCCTGGCCGCGATGGGCGTGGCCGGGCTGTGGCGGCTGCCGTGGCTGGACATCGCCACCGCCGCCGCGATCGGCCTGCTGATCGGTGCGCTGACCCAGCTCACCGACAAGCGCCCGGCGGCCAAGGAGGCCAACGAGGCGCTGGCGGCGCTGCTGGCCGGCGTCGTCGCCGCGCTGGTGGCGACCTTCGTGGCGCCGCTGAACCTCAATTCGGTGATCATCGCCTCGCTGGTGGTGCTGCTGCCGGGAATGGCGCTGACCAACGCGGTCAACGAACTGACCAGCCAGCATTGGGTCTCGGGAACGGCGCGCTTCGCCGGCGCGGTCACCACCATCCTCAAGCTCACCGTGGGCGCGGTGATCGCGGTGACCCTGGCGCAATTGCTGGGCCTGGAGCCGCTGGTGCGCGCGTCGCGGCCGCAGGCGGTGTGGGTGGAATGGGCCTCGCTGCTGGTGGCGGCGTATGCGTTCGCGCTGCTGTTCAAGGCCAACGGCCGCGATTATCCGTGGGTGATGGCCGCCTCGGTGGCCGGCTACGCGATCGCGCGCTTCGCCGGCGAGGCCTGGGGCAGCCCGGTCGGCATCTTCCTGTCGGCGATGTCGCTGACCGCGGCCGGCAACCTGTTCGGCCGGCTGGTGCAGCGGCCGGGCGCGCTGATCCGGCTGCCCGGCATCATCATGCTGGTGCCCGGCAGCGCCAGCCTGCGCGGATTGCTGACCCTGGTGCAGCAGCACGACGTGCCCGGCGGGCAGTCGGCGCTGCTGGCGGTGACGTATATCGTGATGGCGCTGGTGGCCGGCCTGCTGTTCGGCAATCTGCTGGTGCCGGCGCGGAAGAATCTCTAG
- a CDS encoding ABC transporter permease yields MIEPQPPALSPDDRDPSRVRLSGSWTLATALASSEVLRALPPGTSGIDASGIGQLDSAGVLQLMRYATRNGIAHEALNFRHDHQALVSTIEEVADDRPKRKRDYGFAAALERLGYAVHRNGKEIVALVGFLGETLVKVLRLVHEPRRFRLTSTVHHMEQVGLDAVPLVALLSYLVGAVIAFLGSTILRDFGAEIYVVELVSIAFLREFAVLLTAIVLAGRTASAFTAQIGAMKAREEVDAIQTLGLDPMDLLVIPRLVALLVMLPLLTFVAMIAGLAGGVTVGAFDLGIPPQMYLARMHDTIQLRHMLVGLSKAPIFAIVIGLIGCLEGLRVEGTAQSVGERTTSSVVQTISLVIIIDAIAALWFMNVGW; encoded by the coding sequence ATGATCGAACCACAACCGCCAGCACTCAGCCCGGACGACCGAGACCCCTCGCGGGTGCGGCTGTCCGGCAGTTGGACCCTGGCCACCGCGCTGGCGTCCTCGGAAGTGCTGCGCGCGCTGCCGCCCGGCACCAGCGGCATCGACGCCAGCGGCATCGGCCAGCTGGATTCGGCCGGCGTGCTGCAGCTGATGCGCTACGCCACCCGCAACGGCATCGCCCACGAGGCGCTGAACTTCCGCCACGACCACCAGGCGCTGGTCAGCACCATCGAGGAGGTCGCCGACGACCGCCCCAAGCGCAAGCGCGACTACGGCTTCGCCGCGGCGCTGGAACGCCTGGGCTACGCGGTGCACCGCAACGGCAAGGAGATCGTCGCGCTGGTCGGCTTCCTCGGCGAGACCCTGGTCAAGGTGCTGCGCCTGGTGCACGAGCCGCGGCGCTTCCGCCTGACTTCCACCGTGCACCACATGGAACAGGTCGGGCTGGACGCGGTGCCGCTGGTCGCCCTGCTGTCCTACCTGGTCGGCGCGGTCATCGCGTTCCTGGGCTCGACCATCCTGCGCGACTTCGGCGCCGAGATCTACGTGGTGGAGCTGGTCAGCATCGCCTTCCTGCGCGAGTTCGCGGTGCTGCTGACCGCGATCGTGCTGGCCGGGCGCACCGCCAGCGCGTTCACCGCGCAGATCGGCGCGATGAAGGCGCGCGAGGAGGTGGACGCGATCCAGACCCTGGGCCTGGACCCGATGGACCTGCTGGTGATCCCGCGGCTGGTGGCGCTGCTGGTGATGCTGCCGCTGCTGACCTTCGTGGCGATGATCGCCGGCCTGGCCGGCGGCGTCACCGTCGGCGCCTTCGACCTGGGCATCCCGCCACAGATGTACCTGGCGCGCATGCACGACACCATCCAGCTGCGGCACATGCTGGTGGGCCTGTCGAAGGCGCCGATCTTCGCGATCGTGATCGGCCTGATCGGCTGCCTGGAAGGCCTGCGCGTGGAAGGCACGGCGCAGTCGGTCGGCGAGCGCACCACCTCCAGCGTGGTGCAGACGATCTCGCTGGTGATCATCATCGACGCGATCGCGGCGCTGTGGTTCATGAACGTGGGGTGGTGA
- a CDS encoding ABC transporter ATP-binding protein: protein MTNPESPIPNPDQELAISVRGLLNRFGTQTVHEDLDLDVRRGEILGVVGGSGTGKSVLMRSILGLRDPDAGRINVLGVDTESRRREDRLHVERNTGVLFQDGALFSSLSVGENVQVPLKEHFGELPDSWHYELALLKVKLAGLPADAINKLPSQLSGGMRKRAGLARALALDPPLLFLDEPTAGLDPIGAAAFDRLIRTLQEALGLTVFLITHDLDTLYAICDRVAVLADRKVIATAPLAEIEQVDHPWIQEYFHGPRARAARDAKTAWTENA, encoded by the coding sequence TTGACCAATCCCGAATCCCCAATCCCGAATCCCGATCAAGAACTGGCCATCTCGGTGCGCGGCCTGCTCAACCGCTTCGGCACCCAGACCGTGCACGAGGATCTGGACCTGGACGTGCGCCGCGGCGAGATCCTCGGCGTGGTCGGCGGCTCGGGCACCGGCAAGTCGGTGCTGATGCGCAGCATCCTCGGCCTGCGCGATCCCGATGCCGGCCGCATCAATGTGCTCGGCGTGGACACCGAGTCCAGGCGCCGCGAAGACCGCCTGCACGTGGAGCGCAATACCGGGGTGCTGTTCCAGGACGGCGCGCTGTTCTCCTCGCTGAGCGTGGGCGAGAACGTGCAGGTGCCGCTGAAGGAGCACTTCGGCGAACTGCCCGACAGCTGGCACTACGAACTGGCGCTGCTGAAGGTGAAGCTGGCCGGGCTGCCGGCCGATGCGATCAACAAGCTGCCCTCGCAGCTGTCCGGCGGCATGCGCAAGCGCGCCGGGCTGGCGCGCGCGCTGGCGCTGGATCCGCCGCTGCTGTTCCTGGACGAACCCACCGCCGGGCTGGACCCGATCGGCGCGGCCGCCTTCGACCGCCTGATCCGCACCCTGCAGGAAGCGTTGGGCCTGACCGTGTTCCTCATCACCCACGACCTCGACACCTTGTACGCTATCTGCGACCGCGTGGCGGTGCTGGCCGACCGCAAGGTCATCGCCACCGCGCCGCTGGCCGAGATCGAGCAAGTCGACCACCCCTGGATCCAGGAATATTTCCACGGCCCGCGCGCCCGCGCGGCGCGCGACGCCAAAACCGCCTGGACCGAGAACGCCTGA
- a CDS encoding MlaD family protein, producing METKANYVLIGAFTIVAGLALLLFGLWAAKYSSDRTWQEYRVVFREAVTGLSVGSPVQYNGIAVGSITELTLAPNDPRQVVARVRLNSTTPIKSDTRAKLGITSLTGPSIIQLSGGTPEAPSLTSIDTSDAPIIQTTPSALQNITDTANRIVERLDEVLSDRNVASITATLHNLETISGSLADRDEGMQSLILSARDAARNLDVTLKTTNGTIQRLDQNLVQQLPPILDKLESTLSKLDSASGNADKILGENRAAINSFANDGLGQLGPTLTELRGLIRDLRRVSDRLDNNPARYLLGRDAPKEFEPK from the coding sequence ATGGAAACCAAAGCCAACTACGTCCTGATCGGCGCCTTCACCATCGTCGCCGGCCTCGCCCTGCTGCTGTTCGGGCTGTGGGCGGCCAAGTATTCCTCCGACCGCACCTGGCAGGAATACCGGGTGGTGTTCCGCGAGGCGGTCACCGGCCTGTCGGTGGGCAGCCCGGTGCAGTACAACGGCATCGCGGTCGGCTCGATCACCGAGCTGACCCTGGCGCCGAACGATCCGCGCCAGGTGGTGGCACGGGTGCGGCTGAACTCGACCACGCCGATCAAGAGCGACACCCGCGCCAAGCTGGGCATCACCAGCCTGACCGGGCCGTCGATCATCCAGCTCTCCGGCGGTACCCCGGAAGCGCCGTCGCTGACCTCGATCGACACCAGCGACGCGCCGATCATCCAGACCACGCCGTCGGCGCTGCAGAACATCACCGATACCGCCAACCGCATCGTCGAGCGCCTGGACGAGGTGCTCAGCGACCGCAACGTGGCCAGCATCACCGCCACCTTGCACAACCTAGAAACGATCAGCGGCTCGCTGGCCGACCGCGACGAAGGCATGCAGTCGCTGATCCTCAGCGCGCGCGATGCCGCACGCAATCTCGACGTGACCCTGAAGACCACCAACGGCACCATCCAGCGCCTGGACCAGAACCTGGTGCAGCAGCTGCCGCCGATCCTGGACAAGCTGGAAAGCACCCTGAGCAAGCTGGATTCGGCCTCCGGCAACGCCGACAAGATCCTCGGCGAGAACCGCGCGGCGATCAACAGCTTCGCCAACGACGGCCTGGGCCAGCTCGGCCCGACCCTGACCGAGCTGCGCGGGCTGATCCGCGACCTGCGCCGGGTCAGCGACCGCCTGGACAACAACCCCGCGCGCTACCTGCTCGGCCGCGACGCCCCGAAGGAGTTCGAACCCAAATGA
- a CDS encoding ABC-type transport auxiliary lipoprotein family protein, whose protein sequence is MKPTRALLLLAAPALLLLAGCSALTGGGSKDPVTIYAPDVRVAPDPSWPQVTWQLAIAKPSAARVVDSPRIAVRPTPGELQVYSGVSWAQPATDMLEDTLVRAFEDSGRIPGVARLGTGIRADYKLVLDLRRFESDYAGHDVPSATIELNAKLLYTPDQRVVASRTFLAAQPAASTAQAQVADAFGQALSQVTGQVVGWTLQQGQADAATALAPAPTPAPTPRRRP, encoded by the coding sequence ATGAAGCCGACGCGCGCCCTCCTGCTGCTCGCCGCCCCGGCCCTGCTGCTGCTCGCCGGCTGCTCCGCACTGACCGGCGGCGGCAGCAAGGACCCGGTGACGATCTACGCGCCCGACGTGCGCGTGGCCCCGGACCCGTCCTGGCCGCAGGTGACCTGGCAACTGGCGATCGCCAAGCCCAGCGCTGCGCGCGTGGTCGACAGCCCGCGCATCGCGGTACGCCCCACCCCGGGCGAACTGCAGGTGTACAGCGGCGTCAGCTGGGCGCAGCCGGCCACCGACATGCTCGAGGACACGCTGGTGCGCGCGTTCGAGGATTCCGGGCGCATCCCCGGCGTGGCCCGGCTCGGCACCGGCATCCGCGCCGACTACAAGCTGGTGCTGGACCTGCGCCGCTTCGAATCCGACTACGCCGGCCACGATGTTCCTTCGGCCACGATCGAACTCAACGCCAAGCTGCTGTACACGCCCGACCAGCGCGTGGTCGCCTCGCGCACCTTCCTCGCCGCGCAACCGGCCGCCAGCACCGCGCAGGCGCAGGTCGCCGACGCCTTCGGCCAGGCACTGTCGCAGGTGACCGGGCAGGTCGTCGGCTGGACCCTGCAACAGGGCCAGGCCGATGCGGCCACGGCCCTGGCGCCGGCACCGACGCCCGCCCCGACACCGCGCCGCCGACCCTGA